In the genome of Vicinamibacterales bacterium, the window GCGTTGCCGGGACGCGCTCGAGCCAGACCGTCTGCCAGATCCCGGTCGTGCGCGGATACCAGATCGAATGCGGTTCGAGCTGCCAGTCCTGCTTGCCGCGCGGCTTGCTCAGATCCTGCGGATCGTCTTCCGCCTGGACGATGATCTCGCACGAGCCCCGGCACACGAACGCGGTGACGTCGAAGGAGAACGGCGTGTAGCCCCCCTCGTGCGCGCCGAGCCGCACGCCGTTCGCCCATACCGTGGCCGTGCAGTCGACCGCGCCGAAGTGCAGCAGCCACCGGGATCCATCGGAGGGCGCGTCGACGTCAATCGTCGTGCGGTACCAGCAGGCGCGCAGGAACCCGGTGTGCCCGAGCCCGCTCGCCGGCGCTTCGGGCGAGAACGGCACCCGGATCCGCTCGGTCCAGACGACGTCGGCGGGCAGCCGCCACGCCGAGTCGGGATCGAAGGCGAACTCCCACTCGCCGTTGAGCGAGATCCAGGATTCACGGCGGAGCTGCGGCCGCGGGTATCCGCGGCCCTCGGAGTCGAGCGCGGTCGAGGCAATCAAACGTGTGTCCACAGGGTTCCATCGCTGAGTCTAGCTGACTCGGGATGCGCCGGTCCGGCGCCGCTCAACGCCGCCGGACTTCAAGGAAGCCGCCGCTCTCGCGGACGTCGTAGCACGGCTGATCGTAAACGGACGGACCGTGCACGAGCTTGCCGGACTCGACGCAGAAGGTCGAGCCGTGCCATGGACACACGATGGCGCCGTCCTTCAGTTCTCCTTCCGACAGTGGGCCGCCCTGATGCGCGCAGCGTTCCGCCAACGCGAACAGCCGGCCTTGATGACGCCCGACCACGATGTCGACGTCGCCGACGCGGACTTTCTTCCTGGTGCCTTCCGGCAGTTCGGAGGCGGGAACCGCGCGGGTGAACTCGCCGGGCGCGTTCCACTCGAGCGCATGGTGCGGGCCGATCTGCCGCTGGTACACGAGCGCGCCGCCGAGGTATGCGCCCGCCATCGCCACGGCGAATCCGGTGGACGATGCGGCGACCGCGTTGGGACTCTTGCGGCGACGGCGCAGCAGCGCGGACGTGAGGAACAGGCTGGTTGCGGCGATGTTGATCATCCCGTGCACGAAACCGATCCGCCGCGAGTCGCGTCCGGTGTCGCTCCAATCGGCCAGACCGGTGACCGCCGCGCCGACGGCGCCGACGAGGCCCGTCGTGATGCACACGCGCGCCGCCTCGTCATACGCGCGAGTCCGGCGCGCGGCGCCCAGCGCGTCGAACACCTGCGCCATCATCCAGGCGCCGATCGGAATGTCGGTCAAGACGGGATGGAGCGGATGGCCGAGCCAGCGGCCGTGCAGCGCATCCTTCACGTTCCGTCCGCTGTCACCGGGGAAGGCTCTCTCGACCGCCTTCTCGACGGGCTTGGCGACGTGGTCCAGCCACTCCTGCGAACCGATGGCCTGCGCGAGCTCGCTCATCTGCGTCTCCTTTACCGCATCACGGACGAGCAAACCCGCTGCCACGGCGGGCCGCGGCTGTGCCAGAATGCAGCGCCTCATGTCAGTGACGCCCGACGGACGCGCGTTGATCGCGGAGCGGCTCGCCAGCCAGGGACTCATCCGCGCGCGGTTCTCTCGCGCCGCCGAGGTCGTGGAGTGGCACGGCGCCGTCCAGGCGCAGGAATACCAGCCGTCGAAGTGGGCGCTCGCGCTCCGCATGCGCGCCGCCGCCGACGCGGACGTGCAGCGCGAGATCGACGAGGGAAGGATCCTGCGCACGCACGTGATGCGGCCGACATGGCATTACGTCGCCGCGCGGGATCTGGTGTGGATGCAGCGCCTGACCGCGTCGCGCGTGCAGCGTGGGATGCAGGTCTACTGGCGCCGCATGGAGATCGACGGTGCGCTCCTGCGCCGTGCGGCGGGCGTGTTCGAACGGGCGCTGCGCGACGGGCGGCACCTCACGCGCGCCGACCTCGGCGCCCGGCTGCATCGCGCCGGGATTGCGTTGTCCGGCTACCGGCTGGCGCACGCCGCGTTGTACGCCGAGCTGGAAGCCGTGATCTGCAGCGGACCGCGAGTGGGGAAGCAGTCGACCTACGCGCTCGTCGCCGAACGAGCGCCGCGTCCGCGCGATCTCTCGGGCGACGAAGCGCTGGCCGAGCTGGCGCGCCGCTTCTTTCGCAGCCACGGTCCGGCGACGGCACGCGACTTCGCATGGTGGTCGAACCTGACGATGACCGACGCGCGCCGCGGCGCCGACATCATCCGCGCCAGGGCGCGCGAGGTCGACGGACGGACGTACTGGACGCTCGGATCGCGCGCCGGCTTGCGGGTTCCGCAGCCGCTCGTGCACCTGCTGCCGGTCTACGACGAGTACGTGGTCGCGTATCGCGATCGCGCGCTGGTGCCGCACGGTCCGGCGAAGGTCATGGGGAAGCCGGGGTACGCGACGTTTCAACACACAGTCGTGATCGACGGCCAGGTGGCGGGGACGTGGCGCGCGGTGCGGACGGCGCGGGGCGTGCGGATATCGATGACGCCGATGCGGCGTCTGACCGCGAAAGAGCTGAAAGGGATCGAGGCGGCCGCGTCGCGGCACGGGGACTTCCTCGGCGTACCGGTCACCGTGGACGCGGCGTCCGGGCGGGGAAGCGGCCGGTCTGCGCGCTCAGCTCAACCGTAAAAAAAGACGGTCTTTGTACGTTCCCGGACGTTGCAGCGCTCCCACCCGCGCTAGACTCACGGACGTGGCTTTGACCAGTCCCTCGCATCAGGACAGTGCAAGCGTGCCGCCCATCGTCCTGCTCGTGGAGGACGATGCGGATACGCGCGACATGTACTCGCTGTTTCTCGAGACATCGGGCATGTGGGTCGCGACCGCAGCCGACCCGACCGCCGCGGCGGATGCGGTGGTCGAGCTCAAGCCGGACATCATCGTCACGGATCTGGAGTTTCACGGCGAACGTCAGGGAGGGCTCGAGTTCGCGCAGGCGCTCAAGCGGGATTCGGCGACGTCGCACGTGCCGGTCGTGCTCCTGAGCGGCCGGGCGCCGCGCGATCTGCCGGGTGAGCAGCGCAGGGACGCCGATCTGTTCCTGGTGAAGCCGGTACTGCCCGAGGATCTGTTCACGCACATCGGCGCGCTGCTCCAGCGATCGCGCGAATTGCGGCGCCTCAACGAGGCGGCCTGCACGCGCGCCGCGGGGCTGGTGCAGAAGTCGACGGAGCTGCTCGCCCGGTCGCGGGAGATCGACAGCCGCGTCGATCTGACGTCGCGCCGCTGTCCGGTGTGCGCGCAACGGCTCCAGTGGGTCGAGACCGGCCGCATCGCCGGCATCGAGTACGATTACTTTCACTGGTGCGACAGCGGCTGCGGCCTGTACTGCTACGACCGTCAGGGGCAGCGCTGGGTCAAGCTGGCGGGCTGACGCAGGACGATCCTCTCCCCCTCCGCATCCAGGCGGACTCGGTCTTCTGCATCGCCGGACTGCCGGCCGCAGGCGATTCGCGAGACGCCGAGAGCCGCTCTCCCCGGCAATCGATTCGGATCGACGCAACTTTTCGCAGCGTCCGCGTGTCTAAGTGTGGCGGGAGACGAGGCCGGCGCGCGCATCGCCATGCCGGAAGCGGCGCACCGGCGTGTCAGGTTTTCACCTACATCAACGACATGGGATGGTTCATCGCTCTCGTCGTCATGGCGCTGATCGGGGCGCTGGCCAGGACGTTCGAACGCGACTGACTCGCGGTTTGAAGCGACTTGAATTCCCGGCGTCCGCGCATCTGCGAGTACTCGGCGTTCTTCACCTTGAGCGAGGACGTGGCCGTCCCGTCGCTGACGTAGGCGCCGCGCGCCCACTTCGCGACGATCCCTTCCAGGTCGCGCGCGCAGGCGAGATCGAACAGATCGGCGCCGCGCCCTGCGACGGTCAGACGATCCAGTTGTCCACGTCAGTGATCTTCCACCGGCCGTTCTCTTCAACGACGGTCACTCTCTGCCCGGTATACTCACCGGTTCGGAGTCCCACGATGATCGTACCGGCCCGGCGCGCCACCACGGAGATCGGCGCCGCATCGACGCGCCGTGGCATCCGCCCTTCAGGGACACCAGGGATCGGCGGCGACGACCTGATGAACGCGACGAGAGCCAGCAATGTGCTGTCGGTGATGTCCCCCTCGATAACGAAGGGCCAGTCGCGGTCTCCATCCATGCTGATGTCGAATGGCACACGACCCGGCGACCCGATGTACGCGTACTGCTTGGTCTGGTGGAGTCTCCACGCCGAGCGTCGCTCAACGTCCGGAACGTCATCGGCCATCAGGGCAAGCATTCGGCCGCGGCTCACCTGCGGCCTGGTGACGTCGGGCTGCAAGAACACCTCGATGTACGCCATGCCTCTGATCATGGAGCGATGGCCGAGCACCAGCCACGGCCGGCCACCCGCCGTCGTCGCGATCACGTCGATCTCATCGAGGTCCGAGGGCGAGAGCGCTCGGCCGAGTGCACCGAACCGACCTGGCTCGGGACCGAACGCTTGACCGAACAGGCACAGAAGCAGCGCTACAGTGAACCTGCACATCGTCTGCATCCTCCATCATCACTGTTCGCAACAGCGGTCTTCCGCGATGACATCGTCGAGGGCTCCTGGCGGTTGTAGAGGATCGTAGGATTCCGGATGTCGTAGTCCGAAAGTACGCCCCGTCGATCCTTCGTCATGTAGCTGCGCGGCTCCGCGACGATGCCGCGACAATGAGGTCAGTCCGCGCGAGCATTTGATCGATCGTTGGCGGCAGTCCGGACGGAATCGACACTATGTGCCGTAACGAGCCGCGACGCGCGAGCTGGCTCGGAATCGTATCCAGTTGCGCGACGGGGTAGCGACATCAGCGCCACCGTGACGAGCGTGAGCACGGAATGGGCATCGTCACGGTCGCGTCACGACATCCAACCGCGCACCAGGCACAGGAACACCCAGCCGTTCGCACGGCGCTCGAACAGCATCGAATAGCCCCGGTCGACGTAGCCGCCGGATCTGAACACGACATCGACGACTGCGAATTGCCTCCACTGTCGCACAGTCGTCACGTTGGCAAGCTGCGGCAATTCTGTTGGAAGCAGGCGCCGGTCGACGGCCGATGGAGCCGTCGCCGCGACCGCCAATTCCGCGTGTTGGCTCGCCGTTAGGTCTGCGCCCGCGCTCTGCACCCTCGGCAGCAGGTACTCTCTGAGGACTTGCACTGCCAGATCCTGCACGCGGGGCTCGCCGCGCACGCCGAGCGCGCCGACCCACAGGTCGATGTTGGGCTGCTTGGTGAGCTGGGCCGACTCGAACTCGGCCGCATAGCGCACCGTGAGGGACTCGGCACGCGTGTAGCGTTCGAGCAAGGGCACGTAACTGTCGTCGAGTGGGCCGAAGTTGAGCGTGTCGATGTTCTCGTGTAGGGAGAGGAGGTTGCGCGCGTCGAAGTCGACGCGGACGCGTTCCATCGTGAGATCCAACCGAAGGATCTTGAGCGGGTGCTGCGCGCCGTAATTGCGGTTGATGGTCGGGAGCAGATTGGGCTCGTTCAGCATCGTCTTCAGACCCTGATGCGACGGCACTGGGACCGGCACCCAGCCTGTGCCCGCGCGGCGATACAACGAAATCCACACCCGGTTCGCGACGCGCCCGTTCGACAGGTACACGGTGGTCGCGACGCGCGCGACTCCGTTCGCGGCGGTAATGGCGTGAAAGGCGACGCCGCAGGCGCTGCCACGCACGCGGGCGACGAAATCGGCGGGCGAGTCGGCGAGGACCGCGGCGGCGGGGCCGAACGCGGCGGCGAACGGCGGCGTCACGCGATCGGGATACACGAGCAGCGTCTTGTCCCCTGAGACCATTGCACGGATGTCGTTGTCGACGCGCAGGTTCCTCAGCTCGCCGTACAGCCACTGGACGTGCAGCGCGGCGAGCGTGTTCCTGTCGGACGCGGGCGCCGGCGCCGCTTCGGTGAGCAGGATCATGTTCAGATCGAACAGGAGCTGCGCGCGAGTGACCGCATCCGGTGAACGGTCGAGCGCCGTCACGATCGGTTCAATCGAGCCGAGGTCACGAAACGTGCCGAGCAGCGCCGCGGCAACGCGCTGGCTCTCGGCGGATCCCGACGCGAGCGCCTGCCAGACGGCGGGCAAGGCCGCGCGTCCTTCGGCCATCACCCGCCGTTCCAGTGCGGTATCGGGCTGTTCCCACAGGAGCGCGCGCACCCGCGCACCGGGATCGCCAGATTTGCCCAGACGGACGTACACCGCCGCTGCGGCTTCGCGAACCGGCTGTGGCGCGGTCGACC includes:
- a CDS encoding response regulator is translated as MPPIVLLVEDDADTRDMYSLFLETSGMWVATAADPTAAADAVVELKPDIIVTDLEFHGERQGGLEFAQALKRDSATSHVPVVLLSGRAPRDLPGEQRRDADLFLVKPVLPEDLFTHIGALLQRSRELRRLNEAACTRAAGLVQKSTELLARSREIDSRVDLTSRRCPVCAQRLQWVETGRIAGIEYDYFHWCDSGCGLYCYDRQGQRWVKLAG
- a CDS encoding winged helix DNA-binding domain-containing protein, producing MSVTPDGRALIAERLASQGLIRARFSRAAEVVEWHGAVQAQEYQPSKWALALRMRAAADADVQREIDEGRILRTHVMRPTWHYVAARDLVWMQRLTASRVQRGMQVYWRRMEIDGALLRRAAGVFERALRDGRHLTRADLGARLHRAGIALSGYRLAHAALYAELEAVICSGPRVGKQSTYALVAERAPRPRDLSGDEALAELARRFFRSHGPATARDFAWWSNLTMTDARRGADIIRARAREVDGRTYWTLGSRAGLRVPQPLVHLLPVYDEYVVAYRDRALVPHGPAKVMGKPGYATFQHTVVIDGQVAGTWRAVRTARGVRISMTPMRRLTAKELKGIEAAASRHGDFLGVPVTVDAASGRGSGRSARSAQP
- a CDS encoding Rieske 2Fe-2S domain-containing protein, whose translation is MSELAQAIGSQEWLDHVAKPVEKAVERAFPGDSGRNVKDALHGRWLGHPLHPVLTDIPIGAWMMAQVFDALGAARRTRAYDEAARVCITTGLVGAVGAAVTGLADWSDTGRDSRRIGFVHGMINIAATSLFLTSALLRRRRKSPNAVAASSTGFAVAMAGAYLGGALVYQRQIGPHHALEWNAPGEFTRAVPASELPEGTRKKVRVGDVDIVVGRHQGRLFALAERCAHQGGPLSEGELKDGAIVCPWHGSTFCVESGKLVHGPSVYDQPCYDVRESGGFLEVRRR
- a CDS encoding HEAT repeat domain-containing protein, translated to MDDVVSHLFLALALLLGVPDVVPQTPSPPQSVDASTFPPVSRALLATIDASYGQTLSKLGEPGVLRLIDALQRSRNPAAAPVLIWLMANGDVSVRARAVTALGHVAGAEGVPAIERFLAQSDRTPYDMSAAVEGLVASGAPSALPVLERVARSTAPQPVREAAAAVYVRLGKSGDPGARVRALLWEQPDTALERRVMAEGRAALPAVWQALASGSAESQRVAAALLGTFRDLGSIEPIVTALDRSPDAVTRAQLLFDLNMILLTEAAPAPASDRNTLAALHVQWLYGELRNLRVDNDIRAMVSGDKTLLVYPDRVTPPFAAAFGPAAAVLADSPADFVARVRGSACGVAFHAITAANGVARVATTVYLSNGRVANRVWISLYRRAGTGWVPVPVPSHQGLKTMLNEPNLLPTINRNYGAQHPLKILRLDLTMERVRVDFDARNLLSLHENIDTLNFGPLDDSYVPLLERYTRAESLTVRYAAEFESAQLTKQPNIDLWVGALGVRGEPRVQDLAVQVLREYLLPRVQSAGADLTASQHAELAVAATAPSAVDRRLLPTELPQLANVTTVRQWRQFAVVDVVFRSGGYVDRGYSMLFERRANGWVFLCLVRGWMS